Sequence from the Fictibacillus arsenicus genome:
TCATTCAACGTGATTTTCCAGTGATGTACAATTTCTCTCAGAAGTTCATTCATATTGGTTTCTTCTGATCTAATAGAAAACGCTCCGGCTGATAGGGAGTTGTAATCTAGGAGATCTTCAATCATTCTCTGTAATCGGTGAATTTCTTTCATTGTAATTTCTAAAAACTCATCACTTTCATTTCCAGAAACAATCCCGTCTTTTACAGCTTGAACAAGACCGCTTATTGATGTTACAGGTGTTTTTAAGTCATGGGTAACGTCTGCCAGCAGTTCTGCGCGAAGAGTTTCGAGCTGAGTCAGCCTGTTCGTCATCTCTTCAAAAGATGTTAATAATTCATGGATTTCCTTTTCTTTTGCTTCATCGGTGTTTAAATTGATATCGTAATTGCCATCTCTAATCTGGGAAGCAGCATATGCCACATTGTGAATCGGTTTTAAAATTTTCTTAGTCAATAGATAGATGACGATCCATCCGAGCAATCCCAACCCGATCAGTAAGATGATCGGCAATCGATATTCTTGCTCAACATCTGTTAATTCTGAGGCGTTTTGCACGACAAGAACCCAGCCCGCTTGATTGTTTTCATAGACAATCGGCTTTTTCACTGCATATACATGGGTATCATTTAGTTGTAATTTTTGTACCGTTTTATTATTTTCTAAAATGTCAGAAGGAATCTTCTGGAGATTATGAAATTGATGTTCTTTAGGCATAAGTCCTTTATGAAGTGGTTTTGAATTTAGGACATTGCCATTCATATCTGTTATAAAAAACTCTGGCGGTCTGTCCATTTGAAGGACTTTGGCTCGGTCATCGAGTTTCTTGTTGAATAGGTTGTAGTCTTTATTTCTGTCTGTTGATGCGATTCGATCTGCCGCTTCAGCTGCCATATATTCCATGAGGGTTAACCGGTTCTCAAGGGTAGTATGTCTGATCCACCATAAGGAAAAGACGCTAAGGATCAGCAGTCCGATGAAAAGAGTAAACAAATATCTCGTTGTCCAATACCTTAACAATGTTGTTCGATTTTTATTTTTCATAGACACAGAACTGATACCCCAATCCTCGAAGTGTACGTATTTCTCCTTGTGAATCAGGCCATTTTGCCAGCGCTTGTCTGATTCGTTTTATCGCGAGGTCCACAGCGCGTTCACTGCCGTCGTAATCCAGTCCCCAAACTTGTTCAATTAAATTGTCCCTAGTAAATGTCCGGTTAGGCCTAGCTGCTAAAAAGAAAAGCAGGGAAAGATCTTTCGGTGTAAGAACGACAGGTTCTCCGTTTATTTTGACAACATGAGAATCAAGATTAAGGCTCAGTGATCCAAATTGTTTTATATTATCTGTCTCTAAAACATTTGCAGCACGGCGTAATACTGCATTAACTCTTGCAATGACTTCTTCACCAATGAAGGGCTTTGTTATGTAATCGTCAGCGCCTTGGTTCAATCCTTTTAAACGGTAATCGATGTCTCCAAGTGCAGTCAGCATGATAACGGGACAAGAGCTGTTTTCGCGGATTTCTTGCAGGATGCTCCAGCCATCTCGATCTGGGAGCATTACATCCAATAGTACGAGATTAGGAGTATGTTCAGTAAACATATGAAGTGCCGTTTTACCATCAAATGCCTGAAGCACTTCATAGCCTTCATGTTTTAAGTACACGGTCAAAACTCTTGAGATGGTTTCTTCATCTTCAACTAACAAAATTGTTCTCATGGCAGCTCCTCCTATTACCCATACTATACTTGAAAAATCCCCAGTTTTATAGACTGGGGACTTGATGGAAATTTAAATTTCATTTCCGGTTTCAGCAGGACTTTCTTCGTTTAATTGCGGCTGTACATCAGCTGATGGAGGAGCGTCTGGACCAAATCGTTTTCCGCCTACATGATGCTTTCCTTTACCATGATGACCATCAGGACCAAATCCGCCTTTTCCAAAAGGTAGGAAGAAATCATCCCCGCGCAATGCATCAAGCTTATCAGCATCTTTCTCT
This genomic interval carries:
- a CDS encoding sensor histidine kinase, whose translation is MKNKNRTTLLRYWTTRYLFTLFIGLLILSVFSLWWIRHTTLENRLTLMEYMAAEAADRIASTDRNKDYNLFNKKLDDRAKVLQMDRPPEFFITDMNGNVLNSKPLHKGLMPKEHQFHNLQKIPSDILENNKTVQKLQLNDTHVYAVKKPIVYENNQAGWVLVVQNASELTDVEQEYRLPIILLIGLGLLGWIVIYLLTKKILKPIHNVAYAASQIRDGNYDINLNTDEAKEKEIHELLTSFEEMTNRLTQLETLRAELLADVTHDLKTPVTSISGLVQAVKDGIVSGNESDEFLEITMKEIHRLQRMIEDLLDYNSLSAGAFSIRSEETNMNELLREIVHHWKITLNEDFDIKLVVPEENVFRETDPLRLQQILINLLNNAYQALGKDGSITVSLSKKAIEVHDTGSGIPEAEQPYIFERFFRGEKKKLKVRGLGLGLPFSRMLAKALGAELIMKSSSPKGTTFSILWKK
- a CDS encoding response regulator transcription factor, encoding MRTILLVEDEETISRVLTVYLKHEGYEVLQAFDGKTALHMFTEHTPNLVLLDVMLPDRDGWSILQEIRENSSCPVIMLTALGDIDYRLKGLNQGADDYITKPFIGEEVIARVNAVLRRAANVLETDNIKQFGSLSLNLDSHVVKINGEPVVLTPKDLSLLFFLAARPNRTFTRDNLIEQVWGLDYDGSERAVDLAIKRIRQALAKWPDSQGEIRTLRGLGYQFCVYEK